The DNA segment CGGTAATCGGCCGCGCGGGGGGGCTATCGGCCGATGCAAGGCCGCCAACGCAGAGCAGCATCGCGGCGAATGCCGCTGCGCGCAATGTCTTCTTCTTGTTCATTGGGTCTCCTTCACCTACGCGCTACATCAGGCAGCTCCCTCCAGGATCGTCTGCCCCGGAGTCACGCGGGTAAATTGCACCGCAGAGCGGGTCAGCTGCAGCTTGCCGTCGCGCTGGCGCACCACGGTGAAGCTGGACCCGGGCAGGTCGCCGGTGGCCGGGTGATCCTCGCGGAAATGCGCACCGCGCGAATCCTCGCGGGACAGGGCGGCTTCCACGATGACCTGGCTGACGACGATCAGGCTGTTGAGGTTCATCCAGTCGTGCCACGTGACATTGAACGCGCGATGGCCGTCGGCGACGCCGGTTGCCTTCAGCGCCTGCCCCAGTTCCGCCAGGCGTTGACGGGCCAGCAGCAGCCCGTCGCGCGTGCGCATGATGCCGACGTGCTCCCACATGCAGTCGAACAGCGCCTCGCGGATCGGCTCCAGGCTGCCCGCCGGCTTGCCGAACGGCGCTTCCATGGCGGCGATGGCAGCGGCGATCGCGGCTTCGTCGGGCGCGCGCGGCACGTTGTTCTGCCGCGTCCAGGCGGCCATGCTGTCGCCGGCGATGCCGCCAAACACGGTTGAGTTGGCGACGCCGTTGCCACCCAGGCGGTTCGCGCCATGCACGCCGCCCGTGTCCTCGCCGGCGGCAAACAGGCCGTGCAGCTCCGTGCCGCAGTCGGGGCGGAACTGCACGCCGCCCATCATGTAGTGCGCGGTGGGCACCACCTCGACGAGATCGCCGGCGAGGTCGAAGCCGCAGTCGCCGCAGCGCTCGACCATGCCCTTGAACTGCTTGCGCACCTTGTCGGGCCCGAGGTGCCCCATCTGGATATACACGCCGCCGTTGGGTGAGGTCCGGCCCGCGCGCATTTCGGCATAGATGCCGCGCGACACGATGTCGCGCGTGGCTCGTTCGCCGCGCGGATCGTAGTTGTGCATGAAGCGTTCCTTGTCGCCGTTGAGCAGGTAGCCGCCAGCGCCGCGCAAGCCTTCTTCCAGCACGGTGCCGGTCATGCGCGTGTCCTTGCCCGCCAGCAGTCCGGTGGGATGGAACTGCACCATCTCCATATCGCGCAGAGGCAGGCCGGCGCGCAGCGCCATCGCCAGGCCGTCGCAGCTCTTGTCGCCCGAGGGCGTGTGGAACTTGTACATGGTCGGCCCGCCGCCCGTGGCCAGCAGCACGGCCTTGGCCTGCACGAAGACGAATTCGCCGCTGCGCATGTCGATCATCAGCACGCCGGATAACGACTTGCCGTCCGGCGTCTTGATCAGCTCGACGGCACGGTGTTCTTCGAGCCGGTTGATGCCGCGGCTCCAGACCTGCTCGGCCAGGCGGTTGATGATCTCGATGCCGGTCAGGTCGCCCTTGTGCACGGTGCGGTCGAAGGTCTGTCCGGCGAATGCCTTCTGGTGGACCGTGCCGTCCGGGTTGCGGTCGAAGAAGCAACCCAGTTCGTTCTCGAGTTCGTGGATGCGCTCGACCGCCTTGGTGACCAGCGTCCACGCCAGGTCCTGGTCGGACAGCCACTTGCTGCCTTCCACGGTGTCCATGAAATGGCGCTCGACGGAGTCGCCCTGCGCCAGCGCCACGTTGTAGCCGCCCTGGACCATGCGGGTGCAGCCACACTTGCCCAGCAGCCCTTTCACGGCCACGGTGATGGACAGTTCCGGCGCCTGCTGGTGCGCATGCAGCGCGGCGAACAGGCCCGCGCCGCCGGAGCCGAGGATCAGCACATCAGTCTGCAGTCGCTCGATGGTCTTCATGGCTTTGCCACTCCCAGGCTGGCCAGCACGGCGGCGCGCCGGTCCGCGGTGTTCTGTTTGACGGCGGTGTAGAGGCTGTTGCCGTGGCTGTCCATGGCCACCAGCAGCGGGCCGAAATCGCGGATGCGGAAGCGCCACAGCGATTCGGGATTGAGGTCGTCGAGATCGACATCCTCGATCTGCTCTATCCACGTGGTCTCCAGCGCCGCCGTGCCGCCGATGATTGCCAGGTACACGCCGCCCAACTCGCGGAATGCATCGAGCGAGCTTTCACGCATGCCGCCCTTGCCGACGATCATGCGTACGCCATTGCGCGTCATCAGCGGCCGGGTGAAGCGCTCCATGCGGTCGGAGGTGGTGGTGCCGATGCAGATCGGCTGGTAGCCGGCGGGATGCTCCGGGCAGGCCGGCACCCTGCGCACATTGGGCGCGGTATGGATGACCGCGTGGCCGCGGAGATCAAGGCGCGTCGTGCGGCCGCGGTCGAACATATGGATCTGGGTGGCGTCGCGGATGCCGAACAGCGTACGCTGCAAGGTCACCGTGTCGTTGACGCGCAGTTGACGGATCTGTGCCTCCGTCACGGGCGTGGAGAGCTCGTAGTGCGCCATGGTCAGAATCCGTAGCTGATGCCGTCAGCGGTGAAGGTGGCACAAGCGCGCCGCGCGGAATGGCACTGCATGTTGACGGCAATGGGGTTCATCGTGATATGCGTCGAGGCCAGTTCGATATGCACCGCGAAGGCGGTTGCATCGCCGCCCAGGCCCTGCGGGCCGACACCGAGCTGGTTCACGGCCCGCGACAGTTCCGCTTCGAGCGCGGCGCCGTCCGGGTCCGCGCATCGCGTGCCGAGCGCGCGAGTCGCAGCGCGCTTGGCCAGCGCCACGCACAGGTCCGATGTGCCGCCCAGGCCCACGCCGACGATGGTCGGCGGGCAAGTCTTGCCGCCGGCGGCGATCACGCTGTCGATGACGAAGGTCTTGATGGCATCCATGCCTTCGGCGGGGATCGCCATCTTGAGAAAGGAGTTGTTCTCCGAGCCGCTGCCCTTGGGCACCATCGCCAGCGTCATGCGCCCGGGCGTGTCGTCGAAGTCGATGTGGATCACCGGCACCTCGATGCCGCAAGACGTGTGGTTGTTCTTGCGGGTCAGCGGATGTACCACGGAAGAGCGCAGCGGGTGCTCGCGCGTGGCGCGCTCGCAGCCGCGGCGTATGGCCTGCTTGAACGCACGCCCGTCGACCGCGATGCCGGTGCCGATCGTCATGTTGTAGATCGGCACGCCGGTGTCCTGGCACAGCAGGTTGTCGGTCTCCTGCGCGATGCGGATGTTCTTGCTCATGGTGGCCAGGACGCTGCGCGCGGTGGCGGAGGTTTCGTTCTCCTGCAGTTGCGCGATGCCGTCCTTGACGTCAGGCGGCAGTATCTTCAGCGCGCGGATGTACAGTTCCCTGGCCGCGTCTTCCAGTAGGGAGAGATCAATGTTCATGCCTGTCCTCGATGCTCGGCTTGGATGTGTCTGGCTGGCGCTCAGTTGGCCGTCAGGTTGCGGTTCCTGACGATCTTTTCCCATCGCTGCGATTCCGTGGCGATGGCCGCGCCTAGTTGCTGCGGCGTGTTGCCGACCGGCTTCATGCCCTGTGCGAGCAGCCGTGCCTGGGTATCGGGATCCGCCAGCACCTTGACCGTGTCCTGCTGCACCTTGCTGACGATCGCCGGTGGCGTGCCTGCCGGCATCACGAAGCCGAACCAGCCGGTCACGCTCTCCATGCCGGTGAGGCCGGCCTCAGCCACAGTCGGCACGTCGGGCAGCATGGGCGAGCGCTCGGTGCCGGTGACCGCGAGCGCGCGTAGCTTGCCACCCTTCACAAACTGCGAGGCCGCCGCGATGTTGCCCACCATCAGCTGCAGCTGACCCGCCATCAGGTCGTTGTAGGCCAGCGATTCGCCCTTGTAAGGCACGTGCGCGATGTCGATGCCGGCGGCATCGGCGAAGGCCTCGCCCGCCATGTGCACCTGGCTGCCGGTACCCGCGGAGCCGAAATTGAGCTTGCCCGGCTGGGACTTCGCCAGGCTGATCAGTTCCTTCAGGTTCTTGGCCGGCACACCGGGGTTGACGACGACCAGCATCGGGCCGCTGGCCACGTTGGTGATAAAGGTGAAGTCCTTGGCGCTGTAGGGCAGCCGCTGATAGATGAACGGGTTGACGGTGAACATGCTGCCCGAGGCCAGCATCATCGTATAGCCGTCGGCCGCCGCCTTCGCGGTGACCTGCGCGCCCACGGCGCCGCCCGCGCCCAGACGGTTCTCGACCACCACGGTCTGCTTCCACATCTCGCTCAGCTTCTGCCCGATCACGCGGCCGAGCACATCCGTGCTGCCGCCTGCGGCGAACGGCACGATCATGGTGACCGGGCGAGTCGGCCATGCATCCGCCTGCGCGCTGCCGGCCGCAAGCACTGCGGCCGTGCCAAGGCAGAGCGCAAGGCAGCGCCGGCGGCTCGTGGACTTCGGGGAAAGCGTCATGGGTGGTCTCCTTTGGTGTTGTGGGAATGGCGCCACTTCAGCCGGCGGCGCTCATCGTTGCGAACCTACGAAAACAGCGAGAGCATGAAGGCCAGCCCGGTGCACAACCCGGCGCCGAGACTGAGTGCAACCCAGTCCTTGCGCAGGCCCGTCCACGGCCGGAACTCGATCAGCAGGAGCCGGATGCCGCCCATCATGTGCAGCGAGAGCAGGATCACCAGTCCCCACTCAGCGGCCTTGAACAGCGGGTTGTCGGTGAGTTTCAGGAAGCCGTCGAGCGCTGCCTCGCCCCGGATGGCATGGCCGAGCGCCCAGAAATGCACTGGCAGGAACAGCGCCAGCGCGAGGCCGGAAAGCCGGTGGATCAGGAAGGCACAATAGGCGGCATGGTTGCGCGCGCGCATGTCGTTTTTCTTCATGGCATCACCACCGCGTAGACGGCGCGCAGGCCTGCCAATCCCAGCACGGCGGCAAACAGCCATGCCGCCGTCACCACGCTGCGCGCACGCCATGCCAGCCATTCCTCTGCCACCCGCATCAGGCCGATAGGCACATGCACCGTGCAGGCCAGTACGAAGCAGGTGTAGAAGACGCCGAAGGCCCAGTTGCCACGCGTGCGTGCCAGCACCTCGGCACCGGAGAGTCCGCCACGCACGGCGACCATGATGACGATGAGATGTCCCACCACGCACAGCGCCAGCACCATGGCGCTGATGCGCTGCCAGTACCACAGCCTGGCCTGGGTACCGACCGAAATGGCCATGTTCATAGCTCCCCCTTGATGGCGGCCTTGGCGACAATGCGCTTGAGTCCGGCGATGCCCGCCGTCGGCGCAAGTTGCTTGGGGCAACGCTCGGTGCAGGAGCCCTGCGTATGGCAGCTGTGGCAGCCGGCGTCGCCCGCAACGGCGCGCAGGCGTTCGGTGCCCACCACGTCGCGCACATCGTTGACCAGCGTCCACGCGCGGTTCATCGCGGCCGGGCCGAGATAATCGGGGCGCCAGCCGACCACATCGCAAGAGGCGTAGCAGACGCCGCAGCCGATGCACTCGATACCGGCATCCGCGGCCTTGCGCGCGGGGGAGGCGGGCTCGACGCTGGCGAATGCGTCGTGGCGCGTGGCGGCGCCCTTGAACTGCCCCTTGGCGGCGGCCCACTTGTCGAAGAAGGCCGTCATGTCGGTGGCAAGGTCCTTGATGACGGGCAGGTTCGACAGCGGGGCGATCTCGAGTGCGTCGCCCTGCACGACCTTGGCGACGTGCGTGCGGCAACTCCAGCGCGCCTTGCCGTTGACGGTCATCGCGCATGAGCCGCACATGCCGACGCGGCAGGCGAAGCGGTAGCCGAGGTCCGGCTCGAGGTGACGCTGGATGTAGGTCACCACGTCCAGTACCGTCTGGCTGGCGCTGCGCGGCACCTGGTAGGAGGCGAATTGGCCGTCCTCGTTGCCGCGCCATACACGAACGTTGAGAGTAGTCATGGGATCGATTGGGGGAGGGTTTTCGGTGCGCCGCTGCGGTGTCTGCGGGGCTTGTCGATACGGGCGGTCCGCTCGTATTGTTCCGGATTGCGCGGCAAGCAAAAAGCTAGTAATTCTCTTGTCCAGATAAAGAATTTCTTTCTCTTCGCGCGCGCCGGACCTGGCGCGACCGCTTTCCCCGCACTGCCATCCCGGAGCCGCAATGCCTTCCATCCGCACCCTCAAGACGTTCCTCGCCGTGGCACGGTGTGGGACGTTCGCGGCGGCGGGCAAGCAGATCGGGCTGACGCCCGCCGCGGTCGGATTGCAGATCCGCGCGCTGGAAGAAGACCTGAACTGCCAGCTGTTCGACCGCAATGCGCGCGCGGCGATTCTCAATCCCGCCGGCCGCGCGCTGGTGCCGGAACTCGAAGCGCTGGTGCAGCGATATGAAGCACTTGCCTCCGGACGAGAGGATGGCCTCTCCGGAACGGTGGCGATCGGTGCTCTGGTGTCGGTGCTGATGGGCGCGTTCGCCGACGCCTTGTGGGCGATCAAGCAGGAGCACCCGCGCCTGGACGTGCGGCTCTTCGCCGGCCTCTCAGCCGAATTCGCACTCAAGGTGGAACACGGCGACCTGGATGCCGCCGTGGTCACGCGCTCGCCGCGCCCGCTGGCAAGGAATCTGGTGTGGACCGAGCTATATACCGAGCCGATGGTGCTGATCGTGCCGCGCCACCCGCATTTCTTCCTGCCGGACGATAGCCGCGAGATGCTTGCCGAGGCGCCATTCATCCGTTTCGAGCCGGGCACGTGGACCGGCAACCTGGTGCAGGAGGTGCTGGACCAGTGCGGCGTGACCGTGAACGAGAGCATGCAGCTGAATTCGAACGAGGCGATCATCGAACTGGTGCGGCAGGGCTTCGGCGTGTCCATCGTGCCGCAGCTGGCCAACGTCACCTGGGAGGGCGACAGGTTGTTGCGCCTGGTGCCGCTCGACGGTGTCGACGTGCGGCGCCGCGTTGGCTTGCTGGAACGCACGACGCATGCACGCCTGGCATTTACGGATGTCATCAAGGGATATTTCCGGCAAAGCGGTGCGATTCGCGGCGGCGGGCCGCCGGAGGCCGCACCAATGGGTACGCCGCCTCTTGATGAAGACTGAAGACTGAAGGCGCAAGCGCCGCGTGCCTTAGTCGGCGTGAATGTCCTGTTCCTTGATCAGCTTGGCCCAGCGTGTCACTTCGCCATTGAAGTAGGTGGTGAACGCCGCGCTGGCCATCGGTGCCGGCGTGAATCCACTGGCGATGATGCGCTCGCGCACGCCCTTCACCTCCAGCATGCTGGTCACCGAGTTGCCGATCTTGTCGATCACGGCTTGCGGCGTGCCGGCGGGCATCATCAGGCCCGTCCAGTTCTCCACGATGAGATCGGGAAAGCCGGCTTCGGCCACCGTCGGCACATCCGGCATCAGCGGATGGCGCTCGCGCGTCGTCACCGCCAAGGCGCGCAGCTTGCCACCTTTGACGTTCTGCAGCGATTCAGGGAAGTTGGAGAACACCACGTCGATCTGGCCGCCGATCAGGTCGGTCATGGATGGCGTGCCGCCCTTGTAGGGCACGTGGGTGATGGTGGTCTTGGTGATCCGCTCGAACAGCGCCAGCGCCAGGTGCGGCGGCGTGCCGTTGCCGCTGGAGCCGGCGGTCAGGTGGCCCTTGCGCGCCGCTTCCGCCAGAACCTTCAGCGACTTGATCGGCGAGCTGGCAGGCACCACCACCATCATCGGCGACGAGGCGATGCGCGCCACCGGCACCAGGTCCTTCTGCATATTGAATGACAGGCGGGGAAACAGCGTGACGTTGGATGAATGCGCCAGCGTGACCGCCAGCCAGGTGTAGCCGTCGGCGCTGGCGCGGGCGACCTGCTCGGCACCGATATTCGCATTGCCGCCGGGCTTGTTCTCCACTACCACCGGCTGCCTCCATTCCTCTGCCAGGTACTGGCCGACCTGTCGCGCCGAGATATCGGTGAGGCCCCCTGCCGCAAACGGAACGACATAGCGGACCGGCTTGGCCGGGAAGGCTGCGGGTGTGCTGCTGGCTGCGGCCGGTCCGGCAAGCAGCGTGAGCACAAACAGCGACGGGGCGGCTATGCGCCGGAGGAAGGTGCAATGCATGGTGTCTCCTTTGGTGGGACCGGCGCCTTCTGGCGGGCGCCGTGGATGCGGTGCGGTCAGTCTTTGGTCAGGCTTGAGCTAGCTTGCGCAACTCCTTTTCCAGTGCTTCGGGGATCTCGATGCCGTGCTCGCGCGCCTTGGCGTGCGCGTCGATGCGCCGTGTGCCGGGCAGGCGGGTGCCGCTGTCCGACAGCATGGCAGCGATCAGGGCTTCGAGGCGGGCATGATAGGCGGCATCGCCTGCGAAGCCGCCCGGATTGAAGGCCAGGAACAACTGGCCGATACGTGGCTGGTTGCCGGCGTCCTCGAAGAAGGAATCGGCTTCCGCGCCGAAGTGGGCGCCGGCGAGCGACACGATCAATGTCTCCACCAGCAAGGCGAGCATCGCACCCTTGACGCCACCCGCGGGCAGCATCGATCCGCGCAACGCGGCCTGCGCATCGGTGGTGGGCTTGCCATCGGCATCGAGCGCCCAGCCCAGCGGGATGGGCTTGCCTTGCTTGGCGGCGACCATGATCTTGCCGCGCGCGACCTCCGAGAGCGACAGGTCGATGACCAGTGGAGCGGCATCCCGGCGAGGAAACACGGCCGCGATCGGATTGGTGCCGAACAGCGGCGTGCGCCCGCCCCAGGCCGGCATGGCGGCTGGCGAATTGCCCATGGCGATGCCGATCATGCCAGCCTGCGCCACCGGGTCCAGATGCAGGGCCACAGCGCCGGCGTGGTGGCTGTTGGTCACCACGCCGGCGCCAATGCCGCATTCGCGGGCGCTGGCGATGGCGGCCGAGACCGCCTGCGCGCAGGCGGGAAAGGCGAAGCCCCCTTGCGCGTCGATCAGCGTGGTGCCGGGCGTCTGTCGCGCTACCGTGGGCTGAGCGTCCCCGTTCACGCGCTGGTGGCGCAGGTGTGCCACATACATCGGCACGCGCGAGACCCCGTGCGACGGCAGCCCGGCGAGGTCGGCCTGCACCAGCGCGTGCGCGGTGGGGCCTGCCTGCGCCGCGCTGGCACCCGCGCTTCTCAGCGCGTTCGCGGCGAGTTGTTCCAGTTCTTCTGCCCGAAAGGCGGTCATCTCTGCACTCCCAATGCATTCTTGACTGCGTCCGCAATCATCATGGACACGCGCACATTGGCCTCGAAGCTGACGCCGGCAATATGCGGCGTCAGCACCAGGTTCGGCGCGTGCGCCAGGATACCGCCCGCACCTAGCGGTTCCGCTTCGAAGACATCGAGCGCGGCGCCCGCCAGCAATCCCTCGTGCAGCGCCGCCGCCAGCGCAGTCTCGTCGACCACGCCGCCGCGCGCGGTGTTGACGAGGACCGCGCCGCGCTTCATGCCGCGCAGGCGCTCCGCATTGATGAGATGGCGCGTAGCCGGCACCAGCGGCACATGCAGGCTCACCGCATCCGCGCTGGCCAGCAGTGCCTCCAGCTTCATCGGCTCCACGCCGGTATCGCGCCACACCGGATGATCGCCAGGCAGTGCGGGGTCGTGCGCCACCACCTGCATGCCCAGTGCCTGCGCAAGCCGCGCGGTCAGCCGGCCGATATCGCCAAAACCGATCAGGCCGAGCGTCTTGCCGAGTGCCTCACGGCCCTCCGACAGGCGCGCGCGCGGCCACTTTCCCGCCACCATGGCCGCGTCGCTCTGATAGGCGCCGCGCAACAGCATCAGCGCGGTCGTGACCACATACTCGGCCACCGAGCGCGCGTTGG comes from the Cupriavidus basilensis genome and includes:
- a CDS encoding LysR family transcriptional regulator, which codes for MPSIRTLKTFLAVARCGTFAAAGKQIGLTPAAVGLQIRALEEDLNCQLFDRNARAAILNPAGRALVPELEALVQRYEALASGREDGLSGTVAIGALVSVLMGAFADALWAIKQEHPRLDVRLFAGLSAEFALKVEHGDLDAAVVTRSPRPLARNLVWTELYTEPMVLIVPRHPHFFLPDDSREMLAEAPFIRFEPGTWTGNLVQEVLDQCGVTVNESMQLNSNEAIIELVRQGFGVSIVPQLANVTWEGDRLLRLVPLDGVDVRRRVGLLERTTHARLAFTDVIKGYFRQSGAIRGGGPPEAAPMGTPPLDED
- a CDS encoding succinate dehydrogenase, with translation MNMAISVGTQARLWYWQRISAMVLALCVVGHLIVIMVAVRGGLSGAEVLARTRGNWAFGVFYTCFVLACTVHVPIGLMRVAEEWLAWRARSVVTAAWLFAAVLGLAGLRAVYAVVMP
- a CDS encoding succinate dehydrogenase/fumarate reductase iron-sulfur subunit; amino-acid sequence: MTTLNVRVWRGNEDGQFASYQVPRSASQTVLDVVTYIQRHLEPDLGYRFACRVGMCGSCAMTVNGKARWSCRTHVAKVVQGDALEIAPLSNLPVIKDLATDMTAFFDKWAAAKGQFKGAATRHDAFASVEPASPARKAADAGIECIGCGVCYASCDVVGWRPDYLGPAAMNRAWTLVNDVRDVVGTERLRAVAGDAGCHSCHTQGSCTERCPKQLAPTAGIAGLKRIVAKAAIKGEL
- a CDS encoding fumarate hydratase C-terminal domain-containing protein, coding for MAHYELSTPVTEAQIRQLRVNDTVTLQRTLFGIRDATQIHMFDRGRTTRLDLRGHAVIHTAPNVRRVPACPEHPAGYQPICIGTTTSDRMERFTRPLMTRNGVRMIVGKGGMRESSLDAFRELGGVYLAIIGGTAALETTWIEQIEDVDLDDLNPESLWRFRIRDFGPLLVAMDSHGNSLYTAVKQNTADRRAAVLASLGVAKP
- a CDS encoding Ldh family oxidoreductase, whose protein sequence is MTAFRAEELEQLAANALRSAGASAAQAGPTAHALVQADLAGLPSHGVSRVPMYVAHLRHQRVNGDAQPTVARQTPGTTLIDAQGGFAFPACAQAVSAAIASARECGIGAGVVTNSHHAGAVALHLDPVAQAGMIGIAMGNSPAAMPAWGGRTPLFGTNPIAAVFPRRDAAPLVIDLSLSEVARGKIMVAAKQGKPIPLGWALDADGKPTTDAQAALRGSMLPAGGVKGAMLALLVETLIVSLAGAHFGAEADSFFEDAGNQPRIGQLFLAFNPGGFAGDAAYHARLEALIAAMLSDSGTRLPGTRRIDAHAKAREHGIEIPEALEKELRKLAQA
- the sdhC gene encoding succinate dehydrogenase, cytochrome b556 subunit, which codes for MKKNDMRARNHAAYCAFLIHRLSGLALALFLPVHFWALGHAIRGEAALDGFLKLTDNPLFKAAEWGLVILLSLHMMGGIRLLLIEFRPWTGLRKDWVALSLGAGLCTGLAFMLSLFS
- a CDS encoding hydroxyacid dehydrogenase, producing MKQVCISEFMDADAVAVLDACVRLRYEPGWVDQRDALLGALAQTDALIVRNRTQVDTELLDAAPALRVVGRLGVGLDNIDVKSCEARGIRVIPATGANARSVAEYVVTTALMLLRGAYQSDAAMVAGKWPRARLSEGREALGKTLGLIGFGDIGRLTARLAQALGMQVVAHDPALPGDHPVWRDTGVEPMKLEALLASADAVSLHVPLVPATRHLINAERLRGMKRGAVLVNTARGGVVDETALAAALHEGLLAGAALDVFEAEPLGAGGILAHAPNLVLTPHIAGVSFEANVRVSMMIADAVKNALGVQR
- a CDS encoding L-aspartate oxidase encodes the protein MKTIERLQTDVLILGSGGAGLFAALHAHQQAPELSITVAVKGLLGKCGCTRMVQGGYNVALAQGDSVERHFMDTVEGSKWLSDQDLAWTLVTKAVERIHELENELGCFFDRNPDGTVHQKAFAGQTFDRTVHKGDLTGIEIINRLAEQVWSRGINRLEEHRAVELIKTPDGKSLSGVLMIDMRSGEFVFVQAKAVLLATGGGPTMYKFHTPSGDKSCDGLAMALRAGLPLRDMEMVQFHPTGLLAGKDTRMTGTVLEEGLRGAGGYLLNGDKERFMHNYDPRGERATRDIVSRGIYAEMRAGRTSPNGGVYIQMGHLGPDKVRKQFKGMVERCGDCGFDLAGDLVEVVPTAHYMMGGVQFRPDCGTELHGLFAAGEDTGGVHGANRLGGNGVANSTVFGGIAGDSMAAWTRQNNVPRAPDEAAIAAAIAAMEAPFGKPAGSLEPIREALFDCMWEHVGIMRTRDGLLLARQRLAELGQALKATGVADGHRAFNVTWHDWMNLNSLIVVSQVIVEAALSREDSRGAHFREDHPATGDLPGSSFTVVRQRDGKLQLTRSAVQFTRVTPGQTILEGAA
- a CDS encoding fumarate hydratase, which produces MNIDLSLLEDAARELYIRALKILPPDVKDGIAQLQENETSATARSVLATMSKNIRIAQETDNLLCQDTGVPIYNMTIGTGIAVDGRAFKQAIRRGCERATREHPLRSSVVHPLTRKNNHTSCGIEVPVIHIDFDDTPGRMTLAMVPKGSGSENNSFLKMAIPAEGMDAIKTFVIDSVIAAGGKTCPPTIVGVGLGGTSDLCVALAKRAATRALGTRCADPDGAALEAELSRAVNQLGVGPQGLGGDATAFAVHIELASTHITMNPIAVNMQCHSARRACATFTADGISYGF
- a CDS encoding Bug family tripartite tricarboxylate transporter substrate binding protein yields the protein MTLSPKSTSRRRCLALCLGTAAVLAAGSAQADAWPTRPVTMIVPFAAGGSTDVLGRVIGQKLSEMWKQTVVVENRLGAGGAVGAQVTAKAAADGYTMMLASGSMFTVNPFIYQRLPYSAKDFTFITNVASGPMLVVVNPGVPAKNLKELISLAKSQPGKLNFGSAGTGSQVHMAGEAFADAAGIDIAHVPYKGESLAYNDLMAGQLQLMVGNIAAASQFVKGGKLRALAVTGTERSPMLPDVPTVAEAGLTGMESVTGWFGFVMPAGTPPAIVSKVQQDTVKVLADPDTQARLLAQGMKPVGNTPQQLGAAIATESQRWEKIVRNRNLTAN
- a CDS encoding tripartite tricarboxylate transporter substrate binding protein, with protein sequence MHCTFLRRIAAPSLFVLTLLAGPAAASSTPAAFPAKPVRYVVPFAAGGLTDISARQVGQYLAEEWRQPVVVENKPGGNANIGAEQVARASADGYTWLAVTLAHSSNVTLFPRLSFNMQKDLVPVARIASSPMMVVVPASSPIKSLKVLAEAARKGHLTAGSSGNGTPPHLALALFERITKTTITHVPYKGGTPSMTDLIGGQIDVVFSNFPESLQNVKGGKLRALAVTTRERHPLMPDVPTVAEAGFPDLIVENWTGLMMPAGTPQAVIDKIGNSVTSMLEVKGVRERIIASGFTPAPMASAAFTTYFNGEVTRWAKLIKEQDIHAD